TGCGACAGTTGCAGTTCCACTGTGGGAAGCCCCCGCCGGCTGCCGAGCCGAGGACATGAATCTGCATGGGGTTCTCCTGAAAAAGCCTCTGGATAGGACCAGAACAACGCTATCGGGTCCCATTCAGAGGCTCTCAAAGTCAACGGCCGGCAAGATGCCGGCCGTCACGTACAACTCAGCGGTTGGCGAAGTACATGGTGACTTCGAAGCCGATCCGCATATCTTCGTAGGCTGGCTTGGTCCACATAACCCTTACCTCTTGTCTTGCATCGGTGAATGGAAACCACACTTTGATACTAGAGGGAGCCAAACGGTATCCATATGGTACTTTGGAACAAATTTCGTTCCTGTTCCACCCTCCTTAGTGGCATTACGACGGGATTAGTTCACCGGTTCGGTACCTCACCGGTAACTCCCAGACTAACCCGAATATACGTCTTGGCGATGCGGGTAGACACAACCCAGGTCAATTAACGGTGACGATTCGCGGTTCCGCAAAGGGATGCCATTCGCGCAACAAGACTGATGCCGCTCGGCAAGCCTCACCGGCATCCTACGCTCTGGGCATTGAGATTCCCGCGTAGGATGCTGGTGAGCAAAGCGAACCGCATCGCTAACCCGAGGCCACCTCCACCCCAAAAATACGCTAGAACCGAGCGATCCAACGGCCACCGTCTGCAAGGGAATCAAGCTCCACCCGTATTCGACCTTTGTCTGAGTTGCACATTTTGCGACCAGCTCCTACCCTGACTTAGTATGATGTATGACAACATACAGCATATGACCTGACTTCTATGTATATCGTGTTAGCGATGCCGTGGAAGCCTTGAAAAACAAGAAACTGAACAAGGATGACCAGTGAACTTTACTCAAAGCGACGTAATCAAAGCCGTCGGCGATGGCCTGCTGTCCTTTCCGGTTACCGACTTCGACGCCAACGGCAGCTTCGATAGCCAGAGCTATCGTCGGCGCCTCGAATGGTTCATCAGTCACGACATCTCTGCCGTATTCGTGGCCGGTGGAACCGGCGAATTCTTCAACCTGACCCTCGACGAGTATCGCGAGGTTGTTTCAGTCGCTGTGGAGACTGTCGGCGGCAAGGTGCCGGTGATCGCCAGCGCCGGCCTGAGCGTGCGGGCCGGGCAGGCCTTCGCCAAGGCTGCCGAAGAAGCCGGAGCAGACGGCATCCTGCTGATGCCACCCTACCTGACCGATTGTCCCCAGGACGGCCTGGTGGACTATGCCCGGCAGATCTGCGACTCGACATCGATCAGCGTGATCTACTACAACCGCGGCAACGGCGTACTTGAAGCCGGAGCCGTGGAGCAACTCGCCGACGCCTGCCCTAACCTGATTGGCCTGAAGGATGGCAAGGGCGATATCCAGCTACTCAACAAGATCGTCAAGACGGTCGGCGACCGCCTGACCTATATCGGCGGTGTCCCCACTGCGGAAATCTTTGCCGAAGCGTATCTGTCGATCGGCGTCAACACTTACTCCTCAGCGGTTTTCAACTTCATACCGGAGACGGCGGTCAAGTTCTATCGAGCGCTACGCGCCGGCGATAGCGAGACCGTTAAAGCGATAACCAACGAGTTCTTCATTCCCTTCGTCAACCTGCGTGACACCCGAAAGGGCTATGCGGTCAGCCTTATCAAAGCGGGGGCCGAGCTGATCGGACACCCGGCGGGTGCGGTAAGGGCGCCGCTCCAGATGCCCACTACCGGCGAGGTAGAACAACTCAAGGTGCTTATCGGCAAAACCCAGGCTCTTTGATGTGAGAGACGCCAGCGCCAGGTCCGGGTGCTGATTCAGTCAGTCAAATCAAACGTCCCTGAGAATCAAAAGTCTTTAAATAAAAAGGCGGTTATAAAAACGCTTCCAACACGGCCAAAAACAAATAACCAACTCGTAAGAGGCGAACAATGAATTTCAAAAAAACAATCCTGACACTCTTTTGCGTGGCCACGCTCGCGGCCAACGTCGCTTACGCCGACTTCCCCAGTCGCGACGTCCGCCTCATCGTTCCAGCGGCCGCGGGCGGGGGTACCGACGCGATCGTGCGCAAAATCTCGAATATTGCCGAGGAGTCCCTGCCAGTCTCGATGTATGTGGAAAACGTTGAAGGTGGCATGACGGCGACGGGCCTGCTCCAACTCATGAAAGCCCGTCCGGACGGGCAAACCATTGCAGCCATCACCTATGACAGCATCATAACGATTCCGTGGAAGGGCATGCTGCCAGGTTTCAATATGGAAAAAATGCGCATGATCGCTCGCATCACCCGTGAAGCCGACGCCATCACCGTCTCGGAAAGCGCCCCCTATCAAACCCTGGGCGACCTGATCGCCGCCGCAAAGGAAAAGCCCAACAGTATCCGTATCGGTATCCAGAACATGGGGGCCAGGACGCACCTCACACTGCTACAGCTCCAGGAACAGACGGGCGCCAAGTTCAAGATCGTCTCCTACGACAACAGCGCAGCTTCACAAAAGGAAGCTCTGCTCAATGGTGAAGTCGACGCCGTCGTTACCAGTCTTGGTGACCTGGCACCGCTGATTGAGTCCGGCCAGGCCCGCGGCCTGGTGGAGTTCTCCGACACCCAGAACGAAGGCTTCCCCGACGTCCCGCCAGTGACCGACACCGATACCGGCCTCGATCTGCAAATGGGCAGCTTTATCGTCATGGTTGCCCCGGCACGTACACCGGACGACATCATCGAGAAGCTGGAAACGACCTACCACAAAGCCTACGAGAGCGACGAGTTCCAGCAGTGGCTGAAGCAGATCGGCGTCACGCCGGCCTGGCTAGGTACCGACGAAGTGACGCAGTGGGCGAATGACACCCAACAGCGGCTTTTCGGAACCATGGATGCTCTGGTCGAAAAAGGCGTGCTGAAAAAATAAAGCGTTAGCCGCGTTCACGTGGTCATTGCGATTGCGCCATTAAAAGCCGTATGGCGCAACGCTTCTCAAACGGGTTTTCATATGTCTACCAAACGCTTTGCTTTAGACGGCGAGTTTTATGTGCCGGCAGTGCTGGCCATCATCACGGTTGTCTACCTGATTTCCGCGATCCAGCTCGGCCCGCCTATGAAAGATGGCAACATGACCGAGTCGTTCTTTCCGATACTAACGTCGGTCGTCATGTTAATCGCCCTTGTATGCGCGATGGTTCAAGCGCTGGGCCGTATATCTAGCAACGGTAGCGATGAGGAGGCAACAGCTGAGGCATCCCGGACAAGCAAAAGATACGCAGGCATTTCGCTTGGGGCGATTGGCGTTGTCCTGTTAACAACCGGGTATTTATTGGCTTTTGATTTAATTGGCTATTTTGTTTCTACGTTCTTTTATGTGCTGCTGTTACACGGCTTATTTAGCGGCAGTATAAAGAAAAATTGGCTAATGAAATTGGTTGCCACCCTTCTTATAACCGCCGCCGGATATCTGTTATTTGAAGTCTTCTTCCAGGTACGCCTGCCCACGTTTTGGAGCCAATGATGATGGACTCGATTTATGGGCTGCTCGGCGGCTTTGCGGCCCTCGCTAATCCAGAAACCCTGCTATATATGGTGGGCGGATTCCTGATCGGTACTTTCTTTGGAGCGGTTCCAGGGCTCACTTCGGTCCTCGCAATCGCCCTATTGCTACCTCTCACTTACAGTCTCGATGTCACCACGGCCCTGGTTGCCTGCGCCAGCATTTTCATGGCCGGTATGTGCAGCGGCAGTATTACGGCGACAACCATCAATATTCCGGGAGCGCCTTCTTCCATGATGACCGCCATGGAAGGCTATCCGATGCAGCAACGTGGCGAAGGTGCCAAGGCACTCGGTCACGCTGCGTTGGGATCGATGATCGGCGGTGCAGTAGGTGCCCTGCTGTTGATGATCATATCTCCTTTGGCCGCGGACGTTGCCCTGTTGATACGCACCCCGGGCAAATTTTCACTGATCGCCTTTGCACTCATTGTCATCATTATTTCCCAGCGTGGATCGGTCACCAAAGGCATGATTGCCACGCTCTTGGGGGTTATGGTCGCCACGATCGGCATTGACGTGGTGCAGCCCATAGCTCGTTTCACGTTTGAAACCAGCGTGCTGATCCAGGGCATCGACATGATGCCGCTGATCATTGGCACCTTCGCCATTAGTGAGTTGCTGATCCAGGCCGACAGCCGAAGTACTCGAACTGTGGATCCCAGCGAGGTGCAAGGCGCCAGGGTGAAGAGGCGCGACTTCATCCCGCCGCTTTCCGAAGTTCGCGAGATCGGCATCCTGCGTTACCTGAAAAGCGCGCTTATCGGCTACTCGGTCGGTATTTTGCCCGGGGCCGGAGGCTCGATGGCAGCCTTCGTATCCTACGCAGAATCGATGCGCTCCTCGAAGACGCCAGAGCGCTATGGCAAAGGCCACCCGGAAGGCATTGCGGCCGCTGAGTGCGCCAACAACTCCATGTGTGGCGGTGCATTCGTTCCGATGCTGACGTTTGGCATCCCCGGCGATCCAACGACCGCCATCGTGCTCGGCGTACTCATCATCAACGGCCTCCAGCCCGGCCCACAGTTCATGACCCAGCAACTCGACATGATTGCGCCGATGTTCGCCTCGCTATTCATCAGCGCTTTGATCCTGATCCCGCTGACGCTCTATCTGCTCGGACCGTACTTCCTGAAGATCGTATCGATTCGCCGGGACGTGCTCTATTCGAGCATTGCCGTGGTCGCCCTCGTGGGCAGCTACGTCGCCACCTACTCTACTTTCCAGATGGGACTGGCGCTTGTATTCGGTGTGCTGGCCTATTTCCTGCGCAAGCAGAAGTATCCCACCGTCTGCCTACTGCTCGGCTTCGTGCTCGGCCCCAGCCTGGAGGAGTACTGCCGTCGTTCGCTATCGATAAACGATGGTAATCCACTGATTTTCCTGACAAGCCCGGACAGTCTGTTCTTTATCATACTGACCGGTGTTTTCTTCTACTTCATGGTCATTCGCAAACCGAGAAATGGAGGTCTTGGCGCTTCGCCGGCTTGAGCAACCGAGCCAGAACGCATCGGTCGGCCCTTGAGAGATCGTTGCGTTCCAACCCGAGAGACTGATTGATACTGCCACCTACAAACACAACACAAGAGACTCAACGGGAGCCATATCATGCAAACAAGAAAGCGCTTTTCTGTCACCGGTTGTCTGAAAATCACTGCGATGGCGGGCGCACTGACCGCCGCCGCCCTGCCGGTCCAGGCTGACCAATGGCGTGGTTGGAACATTCACCCGCCGGGGTACCCCAATAGCGAAGCCCTGGAAAGCTTCGCAGAGGAAGTGGCCGAGAAGACCGACGGCCGTGTCGAGCCCAAGGTCTATCACAATGCGGTACTTGGGGATCAGCCGGACGCCATCGAACAGACCCGCAGCGGCGCCCTGGACTTCGCCAACTTCAACATGGGCCCGATGGGACCGATCGTCCCGGCCACCAACGTATTGTCGCTGCCCTTCATCTTCAACAGCGTCGATGACATGTACACGATCATGGACGGCGAGATCGGCGACCGCTTTGCCGATGCCCTGGCAGAGGAAGGCCTTATCGCATTGTCCTGGTTCGGTTCCGGCGCGCGCAGCCTTTACAACACCGACCATCCGGTCAAGACACCCGCTGATGTCCAGGGCATCAAGGTGCGGGTGATGAACAACGACCTGTACGTGGAGATGATCGACAACCTGGGCGGCAATGCGACGCCCATGTCCTACGGCGAAGTCTACCAATCGCTGAAGACCGGCGTCATCGATGGTGCGGAGAACAACTACCCGTCCTATGAGACCAGCGGCCACTACGAAGTCGCCAAATACTACTCCCTGACCGAGCACCTGATCCTGCCGGAGTGCCTGTGTATCGCCAAGTCCAGCTGGGAAGAACTCAGTGAGGAAGACCAGAAGGCCGTTCGCACAGCCGCCGAAAATGCCGCTGAGACGCAGCGCCAACTCTGGGAAGAACGCGTCCAGAAAAGCAAGCAGACCGTGCTCGACGCCGGCGCAAAGATCAACGACGTGAATGACAAGGCGGCCTTCCAGGAAAAGATGCAGCCGATCTACGACGACTTCGTCAAGCAGCATCCTGAACTGGAGTCGTTCGTGACGGACATCCAGGCCGCTCAATAACCTTGTCAATCGATGAGCGCGCCCGGATCGGCATGGCCCGGGGTGCTCTTGAGAGGATCAGCTACCGTGAGCTCCTACTCCGATCAACTCGATGACCAGGTTGCGCAGGCGCCGGTGTCCGAAACCGGGCCCCAGTCGCTGCTCGATAGAACGCTGGATGGTATCGCCCATCTTTGCATCATCGTGGCAGGCGTACTGATGGTTTTCCTGATCATCACCTTCGGCTGGCTGGTATTCGGCCGTTATGTCCTTAACGACACGCCGACCTGGGTCGAGCAATCGTCCCTGGTGATCGTCGTCTATATCACCTGTCTCGGCGCGGCCGCCGGGGTTCGCAATAACAGTCACCTGAGCATCGACTTCATCCGCGAAGGTATGCCGCGACTCCCGCGTACCGTCATGCGCCACCTTTCCGATCTATTCGTCGCCTGCTTTGGGGTCTTCATGGCGTGGCAGGGTGGCTACCTGGTGATGGAGAACCTGAACCGCCCCATCCCCATGATCGGCTTTTCCGAAAGCTGGCGCGCGGCGCTCCTGGTGATCTGCGGTGTGCTGATGGTCCTGTTCTCATGCGTGAACATCGTTCAGCGCCTGCTCAAGACAAGGGAGGTTTGATGCCATGGGACTGCTCATACTGTTCGGGATCTTCTTTTTAGGCCTCGTCGTCGGTGCGCCGGTGGCCTTTGCGGTCGGACTGGCTGCGGTCGGGACATTCCTCTACGAGGGCCTGCCGCTATTCGTAGGCTTCCAGCGCATCCTTTCCGGCATTTCGGTGTTTTCGCTGCTGGCCATCCCCTTCTTCATTTTTGCCGGCGAACTGATGCTGCATGGCGGTATTTCCAGGCGCCTGGTGCGTCTGGCCTCGGCAGCAGTCGGCCGCGTGCGCGGAGGGCTGGGCATGGTCAACGTCAGCTCGTCCATGCTGTTCGGGGGTATCTCGGGTTCAGCGGTTGCCGATACCTCGGCACTGGGTTCGATCCTCATCCCGGTGATGAAGGAAAAAGGCTACGACGCCGACTACTCCGTCAACGTAACCGTGACTTCCTCCATCGCCGGCGTCGTGATTCCACCCAGCCACAACATGATTCTCTATGCCGTGGCGGCCGGGGGCGGTATCTCGATCACCCAACTGTTCATCGCCGGCATCGTGCCGGGCATCCTGATGTGCCTGGCA
The window above is part of the Marinobacter nanhaiticus D15-8W genome. Proteins encoded here:
- a CDS encoding TRAP transporter small permease, giving the protein MSSYSDQLDDQVAQAPVSETGPQSLLDRTLDGIAHLCIIVAGVLMVFLIITFGWLVFGRYVLNDTPTWVEQSSLVIVVYITCLGAAAGVRNNSHLSIDFIREGMPRLPRTVMRHLSDLFVACFGVFMAWQGGYLVMENLNRPIPMIGFSESWRAALLVICGVLMVLFSCVNIVQRLLKTREV
- a CDS encoding tripartite tricarboxylate transporter permease, with the translated sequence MMDSIYGLLGGFAALANPETLLYMVGGFLIGTFFGAVPGLTSVLAIALLLPLTYSLDVTTALVACASIFMAGMCSGSITATTINIPGAPSSMMTAMEGYPMQQRGEGAKALGHAALGSMIGGAVGALLLMIISPLAADVALLIRTPGKFSLIAFALIVIIISQRGSVTKGMIATLLGVMVATIGIDVVQPIARFTFETSVLIQGIDMMPLIIGTFAISELLIQADSRSTRTVDPSEVQGARVKRRDFIPPLSEVREIGILRYLKSALIGYSVGILPGAGGSMAAFVSYAESMRSSKTPERYGKGHPEGIAAAECANNSMCGGAFVPMLTFGIPGDPTTAIVLGVLIINGLQPGPQFMTQQLDMIAPMFASLFISALILIPLTLYLLGPYFLKIVSIRRDVLYSSIAVVALVGSYVATYSTFQMGLALVFGVLAYFLRKQKYPTVCLLLGFVLGPSLEEYCRRSLSINDGNPLIFLTSPDSLFFIILTGVFFYFMVIRKPRNGGLGASPA
- a CDS encoding Bug family tripartite tricarboxylate transporter substrate binding protein; the encoded protein is MNFKKTILTLFCVATLAANVAYADFPSRDVRLIVPAAAGGGTDAIVRKISNIAEESLPVSMYVENVEGGMTATGLLQLMKARPDGQTIAAITYDSIITIPWKGMLPGFNMEKMRMIARITREADAITVSESAPYQTLGDLIAAAKEKPNSIRIGIQNMGARTHLTLLQLQEQTGAKFKIVSYDNSAASQKEALLNGEVDAVVTSLGDLAPLIESGQARGLVEFSDTQNEGFPDVPPVTDTDTGLDLQMGSFIVMVAPARTPDDIIEKLETTYHKAYESDEFQQWLKQIGVTPAWLGTDEVTQWANDTQQRLFGTMDALVEKGVLKK
- a CDS encoding TRAP transporter substrate-binding protein, with protein sequence MQTRKRFSVTGCLKITAMAGALTAAALPVQADQWRGWNIHPPGYPNSEALESFAEEVAEKTDGRVEPKVYHNAVLGDQPDAIEQTRSGALDFANFNMGPMGPIVPATNVLSLPFIFNSVDDMYTIMDGEIGDRFADALAEEGLIALSWFGSGARSLYNTDHPVKTPADVQGIKVRVMNNDLYVEMIDNLGGNATPMSYGEVYQSLKTGVIDGAENNYPSYETSGHYEVAKYYSLTEHLILPECLCIAKSSWEELSEEDQKAVRTAAENAAETQRQLWEERVQKSKQTVLDAGAKINDVNDKAAFQEKMQPIYDDFVKQHPELESFVTDIQAAQ
- the kdgD gene encoding 5-dehydro-4-deoxyglucarate dehydratase, which produces MNFTQSDVIKAVGDGLLSFPVTDFDANGSFDSQSYRRRLEWFISHDISAVFVAGGTGEFFNLTLDEYREVVSVAVETVGGKVPVIASAGLSVRAGQAFAKAAEEAGADGILLMPPYLTDCPQDGLVDYARQICDSTSISVIYYNRGNGVLEAGAVEQLADACPNLIGLKDGKGDIQLLNKIVKTVGDRLTYIGGVPTAEIFAEAYLSIGVNTYSSAVFNFIPETAVKFYRALRAGDSETVKAITNEFFIPFVNLRDTRKGYAVSLIKAGAELIGHPAGAVRAPLQMPTTGEVEQLKVLIGKTQAL
- a CDS encoding tripartite tricarboxylate transporter TctB family protein; translation: MVIAIAPLKAVWRNASQTGFHMSTKRFALDGEFYVPAVLAIITVVYLISAIQLGPPMKDGNMTESFFPILTSVVMLIALVCAMVQALGRISSNGSDEEATAEASRTSKRYAGISLGAIGVVLLTTGYLLAFDLIGYFVSTFFYVLLLHGLFSGSIKKNWLMKLVATLLITAAGYLLFEVFFQVRLPTFWSQ
- the pqqA gene encoding pyrroloquinoline quinone precursor peptide PqqA; translated protein: MWTKPAYEDMRIGFEVTMYFANR